A window from Vulcanimicrobium alpinum encodes these proteins:
- the metH gene encoding methionine synthase — MAEYLTALRERVLLFDGAMGTQLMAQHLRDEDFGGAAYHGCNEALVLTRPDLIEAIHRDYFAAGADVVETDSFTASRLKLDEYGLGAKTREINLAAAQLARRAADAFATPERPRFVAGALGPTGMLISSSDPALSKITFDQLADLYQEQAAALIEGGVDLLLLETSQDLLEMKAAIAGIVRGFDAGVRRVPIQAQATLDVTGRMLLGTDIAAVCATLDALPIDVIGLNCSTGPTHMRDPIRYLVEHSRCFVSVIPNAGLPKMGPKGETIYPETPDEMGRELSSFVGELGVNAIGGCCGTTPEHIAAFRSGLDALAASGRRPRIPDPQPLQLAASAMTAVALRQEGTVLLIGERVNSQGSRKIKRLLLADDYDEITLVARGQVEGGAHLLDVCTALTERTDEDVQMATIVKRLAQSVEAPLVIDSTEPKVIEAALKIYAGRPVVNSIHLENGRVKIDSVMPLVKEAGAAVVALTIDEAGMAKTAQRKLEVAQRIHDIVVHEYGLPAGALIFDDLTFTLATGDTEYIDSAVETIEGIRAIKRELPGVLTSLGVSNVSFGLKPAARHVLNSVMLHHCVEAGLDMAIVNAAEITPYAEIDAYERELCDDLVLNRRPDALQRVIEHFEAKVVTGGGASAAVEDDTDQPVEVRIHQAILRRRKDGIEAKIDEALARRDPVDVLNNVLLPAMKEVGDKFGAGELILPFVLQSAEVMKKAVAHLEQFLERKEGVTKGVIVLATVFGDVHDIGKNLVGTILSNNGYTVHDLGKQVRVGTILDKAVEVNADAIGLSALLVSTSKQMPTLVKEQVSRGLEYPVVIGGAAINRDFGRRTAFAPDRFFEPGVFYAKDAFEGLELLDALTDDVSRAALVERLRGEAETLRAKDTGTHAASATAGLTARPELGDADVPAPPFFGARTVKHVDVRELWPCFDLRSLYRLSWGAANTKGDEFDRLVAAEFEPRLRRYQSLAESGALLAPRVVYGYFPAAGSGDDVIVYDPQDRAREIARFTFARQAGGEHLCLADYLREPDGGAASDVIALQVVTMGNEPAERIEALQARNDYSEAYFLHGFSVQSAEALAERTHQRVRDELGLSGERGKRYSWGYGACPDLSQHELVWKLLDVEKAIGASLTAAHQIMPEQSTAAIVIHHPRAAYFNAAAVRELAAV; from the coding sequence ATGGCCGAGTACCTTACCGCGCTGCGCGAGCGCGTGCTGCTGTTCGACGGAGCGATGGGCACGCAGCTCATGGCCCAGCACCTCCGCGACGAGGACTTCGGCGGAGCCGCCTACCACGGGTGCAACGAGGCGCTCGTCCTCACGCGGCCCGATCTGATCGAGGCGATCCACCGCGATTACTTCGCCGCGGGTGCGGACGTGGTCGAGACGGACTCGTTCACCGCGTCGCGTCTGAAGCTCGACGAATACGGACTGGGCGCCAAGACGCGCGAGATCAACCTCGCCGCGGCGCAGCTCGCGCGGCGCGCCGCCGATGCGTTCGCGACGCCCGAGCGCCCGCGCTTCGTCGCCGGCGCGCTCGGACCGACCGGGATGCTCATCTCGTCGTCGGACCCGGCGCTCTCGAAGATCACCTTCGATCAGCTCGCCGATCTCTATCAGGAACAGGCAGCGGCGCTGATCGAGGGCGGCGTCGATCTTTTGCTGCTCGAGACGAGCCAGGATCTGCTCGAGATGAAGGCGGCGATCGCGGGGATCGTGCGCGGCTTCGATGCGGGCGTGCGCCGCGTGCCGATCCAGGCGCAGGCGACGCTCGACGTCACCGGCCGGATGCTGCTCGGCACCGACATCGCCGCCGTCTGCGCGACGCTCGACGCGCTCCCGATCGACGTGATCGGGCTGAACTGCTCGACCGGCCCGACGCACATGCGCGACCCAATCCGCTATCTGGTCGAGCACTCGCGCTGTTTCGTCAGCGTGATCCCCAACGCCGGCCTGCCGAAGATGGGGCCGAAGGGCGAGACGATCTATCCCGAGACCCCTGACGAGATGGGACGCGAACTCAGCTCGTTCGTCGGCGAACTCGGCGTCAACGCGATCGGCGGCTGCTGCGGCACGACGCCCGAGCACATCGCCGCGTTCCGCAGCGGGCTCGACGCGCTCGCCGCGTCCGGCCGCCGTCCGCGCATCCCCGATCCGCAACCGCTGCAGCTCGCCGCATCGGCGATGACCGCTGTCGCGCTGCGCCAGGAAGGGACGGTGCTGCTGATCGGCGAGCGCGTGAACTCGCAGGGCTCGCGCAAGATCAAACGGCTCCTGCTCGCTGACGACTACGACGAGATCACGCTCGTCGCGCGCGGACAGGTCGAAGGCGGCGCGCATCTGCTCGACGTCTGCACGGCGCTCACCGAACGCACCGACGAAGACGTGCAGATGGCGACGATCGTCAAACGCCTCGCGCAGTCGGTCGAAGCGCCGCTCGTCATCGACTCGACCGAACCGAAGGTCATCGAAGCCGCCCTGAAGATCTACGCGGGGCGCCCGGTGGTGAACTCGATCCATCTCGAGAACGGCCGCGTCAAGATCGATTCGGTGATGCCGCTGGTGAAGGAAGCCGGCGCCGCCGTCGTCGCGCTGACGATCGACGAAGCCGGGATGGCGAAGACCGCGCAGCGCAAGCTCGAGGTCGCCCAACGGATTCACGACATCGTCGTGCACGAGTACGGCCTCCCCGCCGGCGCGCTGATCTTCGACGATCTGACGTTCACGCTGGCGACCGGCGACACCGAGTACATCGACTCGGCGGTCGAGACGATCGAGGGGATCCGCGCCATCAAGCGCGAGTTGCCCGGCGTGCTGACGTCGCTCGGTGTCTCCAACGTCTCGTTCGGTCTCAAGCCGGCGGCGCGGCACGTGCTCAACTCCGTGATGCTGCATCACTGCGTCGAGGCCGGGCTCGACATGGCGATCGTCAATGCGGCGGAGATCACGCCGTATGCCGAGATCGACGCGTACGAACGCGAACTGTGCGACGACCTCGTGCTCAACCGGCGCCCCGACGCGCTCCAGCGCGTCATCGAACACTTCGAAGCGAAGGTCGTCACCGGCGGCGGCGCTTCCGCCGCGGTCGAGGACGACACCGATCAGCCGGTCGAAGTGCGCATTCATCAGGCGATCCTGCGCCGTCGCAAGGACGGCATCGAAGCCAAGATCGACGAAGCGCTCGCGCGCCGCGATCCGGTCGACGTCCTCAACAACGTCCTGCTCCCGGCGATGAAGGAAGTCGGCGATAAGTTCGGCGCCGGCGAACTGATCCTGCCCTTCGTCCTGCAGTCGGCCGAGGTGATGAAGAAGGCCGTCGCGCACCTCGAGCAGTTCCTCGAACGAAAAGAGGGGGTCACCAAGGGCGTGATCGTGCTGGCCACGGTCTTCGGCGACGTGCACGACATCGGCAAGAATCTCGTCGGCACGATCCTCTCGAACAACGGTTACACCGTGCACGATCTGGGCAAGCAGGTTCGGGTCGGGACGATCCTCGACAAAGCGGTCGAGGTGAACGCCGACGCGATCGGCCTCTCCGCGCTGCTCGTCTCGACGTCCAAGCAGATGCCGACGCTGGTGAAAGAACAGGTTTCGCGCGGCTTGGAGTATCCGGTCGTGATCGGCGGTGCGGCGATCAACCGCGACTTCGGACGGCGCACCGCGTTTGCGCCCGACCGTTTCTTCGAGCCCGGCGTCTTCTACGCGAAGGATGCGTTCGAGGGACTCGAACTGCTCGATGCGCTGACCGACGACGTCTCGCGCGCGGCGCTGGTCGAGCGCCTGCGCGGCGAAGCGGAAACGCTGCGGGCGAAGGACACCGGCACGCATGCCGCATCCGCGACTGCGGGGCTCACCGCGCGCCCGGAACTTGGCGACGCCGACGTCCCTGCGCCGCCGTTCTTCGGCGCGCGCACCGTGAAACACGTCGACGTGCGCGAACTGTGGCCGTGCTTCGATCTGCGCTCGCTCTACCGTTTGTCGTGGGGCGCGGCAAACACGAAGGGTGACGAGTTCGACCGGCTCGTCGCCGCCGAGTTCGAACCGCGTCTGCGGCGCTATCAGTCGCTCGCGGAGAGCGGTGCCCTGCTGGCGCCGCGCGTCGTCTACGGCTACTTCCCCGCTGCGGGGAGCGGCGACGACGTCATCGTGTACGATCCGCAGGATCGCGCCCGTGAGATCGCGCGCTTCACGTTCGCTCGTCAGGCCGGCGGCGAGCACTTGTGTCTCGCGGACTACCTGCGCGAACCCGACGGCGGCGCGGCGAGCGACGTCATCGCGCTGCAGGTCGTCACGATGGGGAACGAGCCGGCGGAGCGGATCGAGGCGCTGCAGGCGCGTAACGACTACAGCGAGGCGTACTTTCTGCACGGCTTCAGCGTGCAGTCGGCCGAAGCGCTGGCCGAACGGACGCACCAGCGCGTCCGTGACGAACTCGGCCTGAGCGGCGAGCGCGGCAAACGCTACTCGTGGGGCTACGGTGCGTGTCCGGATCTCTCCCAGCACGAGCTGGTGTGGAAACTGCTCGACGTCGAAAAGGCGATCGGCGCGTCGCTCACCGCGGCGCACCAGATCATGCCGGAGCAGTCGACGGCGGCGATCGTGATCCACCATCCGCGCGCCGCGTACTTCAACGCCGCCGCCGTCCGCGAACTCGCGGCGGTGTGA
- a CDS encoding branched-chain amino acid ABC transporter substrate-binding protein: MPLPPLMRIVLAAVLTAALAACGGGSSSSSSSGDSGGTIKIGVDLPVSGADASIGVPTQNGVVLAVEEANKNGFAGGKFKLEASLLDDAVQGKHDPAAGAQNVKTFIADSAVLAMVGPFNSNVAKSEIPLSNDAGLAQISPSNTNDGLTIGDDAKKLRTAHPDVNTYFRVCTRDAKQGAALAQTAAQRLKFKKVFVIDDNETYGKGLADVFDASFRQLGGTVLGHEHITANQVDFKALLTKVKSLNPDAVFFGGNTSTGGGLIRRQMADVGMGSIAMLGGDGIGDDEFEKQAGDAANGSYMTIAAPDASKLPSAKDFIAAYKARFNGDVGPYSANAYTAAKIEIAAIEKAIKDNGGKMPTRADVLKNIAATTDFESPIGKVGFDAAGDTTSPVLSLDEVKGGKRVVIDVITLKS; encoded by the coding sequence ATGCCGCTGCCCCCGTTGATGCGCATCGTCCTCGCCGCCGTCCTGACCGCCGCGCTCGCCGCATGCGGCGGCGGCTCGAGCTCCTCGTCGAGTTCGGGCGACTCCGGCGGCACGATCAAGATCGGCGTCGATCTGCCGGTCAGCGGCGCCGACGCCTCGATCGGCGTCCCCACGCAGAACGGGGTCGTGCTGGCGGTCGAAGAGGCGAACAAGAACGGCTTCGCCGGCGGGAAGTTCAAGCTCGAGGCCTCGCTGCTCGACGACGCCGTGCAGGGCAAACACGACCCGGCCGCCGGCGCCCAGAACGTGAAAACGTTCATCGCCGATTCCGCGGTGCTGGCGATGGTCGGCCCGTTCAACTCGAACGTCGCGAAGTCGGAGATCCCGCTCTCCAACGACGCCGGCCTCGCGCAGATCTCGCCCTCGAACACCAACGACGGCCTGACGATCGGCGACGACGCGAAGAAACTGCGCACCGCGCACCCCGACGTGAACACGTACTTCCGCGTCTGCACGCGCGACGCGAAACAAGGCGCTGCGCTCGCGCAGACCGCCGCGCAGCGCCTCAAGTTCAAGAAGGTCTTCGTGATCGACGACAACGAGACGTACGGCAAGGGGCTCGCCGACGTCTTCGACGCGTCGTTCCGGCAGCTGGGCGGGACCGTGCTCGGTCACGAGCACATCACCGCCAACCAAGTCGACTTCAAGGCCCTGCTCACCAAGGTGAAGTCGCTGAATCCCGACGCCGTGTTCTTCGGCGGCAACACCTCGACCGGGGGCGGGCTGATCCGCCGTCAGATGGCCGACGTCGGGATGGGCAGCATCGCGATGCTCGGCGGCGACGGGATCGGCGACGACGAGTTCGAGAAGCAGGCCGGCGACGCGGCGAACGGCTCGTACATGACGATCGCCGCCCCGGACGCCTCGAAGCTTCCGAGCGCGAAGGACTTCATCGCCGCATATAAGGCACGCTTCAACGGCGACGTCGGCCCGTATTCGGCGAACGCGTACACCGCGGCAAAAATCGAGATCGCGGCGATCGAAAAAGCGATCAAGGACAACGGCGGCAAGATGCCGACCCGCGCCGACGTGCTGAAGAACATCGCAGCGACGACGGACTTTGAGTCGCCGATCGGTAAGGTCGGGTTCGACGCCGCCGGCGACACGACGTCGCCGGTGCTCTCGCTCGACGAGGTGAAGGGCGGCAAACGCGTCGTCATCGACGTGATCACGCTGAAGTCCTGA
- a CDS encoding Fic family protein has translation METIGQLAARIDALAALVRAAPVSTALRDAYAALRLEEIAASSRLAGASLDLVEVRALLERGRALGGHRLTDYLIVRGYADAAAWAAQHGTRRTPVTGADLRTLHRLATRGMSENAGAWRTRTVPPLADGTVPPPHWMVPFETESYVGRLALGADEPAPTALARAIARLVRLQPFPDANGRVARLVANLLAYRRGLPPLIFDARGRRSYDGALRAALAGDVAPLARSVARSLTRGLERLRDAVEATEELRPLADFRGAGTPDRLYKAAQRGRLRVVRRGGRLFSTGHWIADYQRRPRFDGPLDDQTRIRK, from the coding sequence ATGGAGACGATTGGACAGCTCGCGGCGCGGATCGACGCGCTCGCCGCGCTCGTCCGCGCCGCCCCGGTCTCAACCGCGCTGCGCGACGCTTATGCGGCGCTGCGGCTCGAAGAGATCGCGGCCTCCAGCCGGCTCGCCGGCGCGTCGCTCGATCTGGTCGAAGTGCGCGCCCTGCTCGAGCGCGGACGCGCCCTCGGCGGGCACCGCTTGACCGACTACCTGATCGTCCGCGGATACGCCGACGCCGCCGCCTGGGCCGCGCAGCACGGCACGCGCCGCACCCCGGTGACCGGCGCCGACCTGCGGACGCTGCACCGCCTGGCGACGCGCGGGATGAGCGAGAACGCCGGAGCCTGGCGCACCCGCACCGTCCCGCCGCTCGCCGACGGCACGGTCCCGCCGCCGCACTGGATGGTCCCGTTCGAAACGGAGAGCTACGTCGGCCGGCTGGCACTCGGTGCCGATGAACCAGCGCCGACGGCACTGGCACGCGCGATCGCGCGGCTCGTCCGCCTCCAGCCGTTCCCCGACGCGAACGGGCGTGTCGCACGCCTCGTCGCCAACCTGCTCGCATACCGGCGCGGCCTGCCGCCGCTGATCTTCGACGCGCGCGGCCGCCGCTCGTACGACGGCGCCCTGCGTGCGGCGCTCGCCGGCGACGTGGCCCCGCTGGCCCGCTCCGTCGCGCGTTCGCTGACCCGCGGGCTCGAACGGCTGCGCGACGCCGTCGAAGCGACGGAGGAACTTCGCCCGCTCGCCGACTTCCGGGGTGCCGGGACGCCGGACCGGCTGTACAAGGCGGCCCAGCGTGGCCGATTGCGTGTAGTGCGGCGGGGCGGAAGACTCTTCAGCACCGGGCACTGGATCGCCGACTATCAACGAAGGCCCCGTTTCGACGGCCCCCTTGACGACCAGACGAGAATAAGGAAATGA
- the glgP gene encoding alpha-glucan family phosphorylase yields MTEARVAYVSMEIAVASDVATYSGGLGVLAGDVIRAAADAGFPMAGVTLLYHEGYFRQHLDATGHQHEEPQSWRPEDTMERLAATATVTISGRAVTVGAWRYLVQGVDGHRVPVYFLDTDRDENDDASRALTRRLYGGDARYRLEQEALLGLGTVAILAALGEHRIETYHLNEGHAALLALGLLERTRDLERVRQHCVFTTHTPVAAGHDRFGTDLAGDVLGHDRMNALRAAGLLYDEQLHMTHLALRASRYANAVAMRHGEVARTMFPEYRIDAITNGVHAGQWTSAAFRDLFDRHLPAWRRNNFALRQAIGIPLREIASAHEAAKRELFARIEQAGGPRLDPAVFTIGCARRSTAYKRNDLILRDRARLTALAERYGGLQLVFAGKAHPHDHDGKAQIARIVDASRELYGTVEIAFVEGYDMNWGGALTSGVDLWLNTPRPPLEASGTSGMKAALNGVPSLSVVDGWWVEGAIEGVTGWSIDARTDGDDAWAAFELYHQLENTIVPLYYERPDAYTDVMRGAIAYNGAHFNAQRMLAEYAIDAYTGAPPAAVTEIATLKAG; encoded by the coding sequence ATGACCGAAGCGCGCGTCGCGTATGTTTCGATGGAAATTGCCGTTGCGTCCGATGTCGCCACCTACAGCGGCGGCCTCGGGGTGCTCGCCGGCGACGTGATCCGCGCCGCGGCCGACGCGGGCTTCCCGATGGCCGGCGTCACGCTGCTCTATCACGAGGGCTATTTCCGCCAGCACCTCGACGCGACGGGCCACCAGCACGAAGAACCGCAGAGCTGGCGCCCCGAGGACACGATGGAGCGGCTCGCCGCGACGGCGACCGTCACGATCTCCGGCCGCGCGGTCACCGTCGGCGCGTGGCGCTATCTCGTGCAGGGCGTCGACGGCCACCGCGTACCCGTCTACTTTCTCGACACCGACCGCGACGAGAACGACGATGCGTCACGCGCGCTCACGCGCCGGCTCTACGGCGGCGACGCGCGCTATCGTCTCGAGCAGGAAGCGCTCCTCGGGCTGGGGACGGTCGCGATCCTCGCGGCGCTCGGCGAGCACCGCATCGAGACTTACCACCTTAACGAGGGCCACGCGGCGCTCCTGGCGCTCGGCCTGCTCGAACGGACGCGCGACCTCGAACGCGTGCGCCAGCATTGCGTCTTCACGACCCACACGCCGGTCGCGGCCGGTCACGACCGCTTCGGTACCGACCTTGCCGGCGACGTGCTCGGCCACGACCGGATGAACGCGCTGCGCGCGGCGGGCTTGCTCTACGACGAGCAGCTGCACATGACGCACCTTGCGCTGCGGGCGAGCCGCTATGCGAACGCCGTTGCGATGCGCCACGGCGAGGTCGCGCGCACGATGTTTCCCGAGTATCGGATCGACGCGATCACCAACGGCGTGCACGCGGGCCAGTGGACGTCGGCCGCATTCCGCGACCTCTTCGATCGGCATCTGCCGGCGTGGCGCCGCAACAACTTCGCGCTGCGTCAGGCGATCGGCATTCCGCTGCGCGAGATCGCATCGGCGCACGAAGCGGCGAAACGCGAGCTCTTTGCGCGGATCGAACAGGCCGGCGGTCCCCGGCTCGATCCCGCCGTCTTCACGATCGGCTGCGCGCGCCGTTCGACGGCGTACAAGCGCAACGACCTGATCCTGCGCGACCGCGCGCGCCTAACCGCGCTCGCCGAACGCTACGGCGGCCTGCAGCTCGTCTTCGCAGGCAAAGCGCATCCGCACGATCACGACGGGAAAGCGCAAATCGCACGCATCGTCGACGCCTCCCGCGAACTGTACGGCACGGTCGAGATCGCGTTCGTCGAGGGCTACGACATGAACTGGGGCGGCGCGCTCACCTCGGGCGTAGACCTGTGGCTCAACACCCCGCGCCCGCCGCTCGAAGCCTCGGGGACGAGCGGGATGAAAGCCGCGCTCAACGGCGTCCCCTCACTCAGCGTCGTTGACGGCTGGTGGGTCGAAGGCGCGATCGAAGGCGTCACCGGCTGGTCGATCGACGCACGCACCGACGGTGACGACGCCTGGGCCGCATTCGAACTCTACCACCAACTCGAAAACACGATCGTCCCTCTCTACTACGAACGCCCCGACGCCTACACCGATGTCATGCGCGGCGCAATCGCTTACAACGGCGCCCACTTCAACGCGCAACGCATGCTCGCCGAATACGCAATCGACGCCTACACCGGCGCCCCACCCGCCGCCGTCACCGAGATCGCCACCCTCAAAGCCGGCTGA
- a CDS encoding branched-chain amino acid ABC transporter permease produces MELFLQQLINGLSLGGIYALIALGYTMVYGIIELINFAHGDVYTLGTFFSLAILTLLGVSGVVTGPALIAIVLVTIVGAMILCGLTGVIIERLAYRRLRNAPKLAPLITAIGMSFILENLMLYWKGPSPVPFPDLLPKVQFGVGAVTIQAKQVMVILLAVVLMIVLQNFVQNTRLGKAMRATAQDKDAAQLMGIDINTTIALTFLIGSALAGAAGFVSGVYYGSTWFFNGFAAGLKAFTAAVLGGIGNLAGAMLGGFLIGLIEAMTTQFIGDQWANVLVFSILVLVLIFRPSGLLGEALPNKV; encoded by the coding sequence GTGGAACTCTTCCTCCAGCAGCTCATCAACGGGCTGTCGCTGGGCGGGATCTACGCCCTGATCGCGCTGGGCTACACGATGGTCTACGGGATCATCGAGCTCATCAACTTCGCGCATGGTGACGTCTACACGCTGGGAACGTTCTTCTCGCTGGCGATCCTGACGCTGCTCGGCGTGAGCGGCGTCGTCACCGGCCCGGCGCTGATCGCGATCGTGCTGGTCACGATCGTCGGCGCGATGATCCTGTGCGGGCTCACCGGCGTGATCATCGAGCGGCTCGCATACCGTCGCCTGCGCAACGCACCGAAGCTCGCGCCGCTGATCACCGCGATCGGGATGTCGTTCATCCTCGAGAACCTGATGCTCTATTGGAAGGGCCCCTCGCCGGTGCCGTTCCCCGATCTGCTGCCGAAGGTGCAGTTCGGCGTCGGCGCGGTGACGATCCAGGCGAAGCAGGTGATGGTGATCCTGCTCGCCGTCGTGCTGATGATCGTGCTGCAGAACTTCGTGCAGAACACGCGGCTCGGGAAAGCGATGCGCGCGACGGCACAGGACAAGGACGCCGCGCAGCTGATGGGGATCGACATCAACACCACGATCGCGCTGACGTTCCTGATCGGCTCGGCGCTGGCGGGCGCCGCCGGCTTCGTCTCGGGCGTGTACTACGGCTCGACCTGGTTTTTCAACGGCTTCGCCGCCGGGCTCAAGGCGTTCACCGCCGCCGTGCTGGGCGGGATCGGCAACCTCGCCGGCGCGATGCTCGGCGGTTTCCTCATCGGGCTCATCGAGGCTATGACGACGCAATTCATCGGCGATCAGTGGGCGAACGTGCTGGTGTTTTCGATCCTGGTGCTGGTGCTGATCTTCCGGCCGTCGGGCTTGCTCGGCGAGGCGCTTCCCAACAAAGTATGA
- a CDS encoding sirohydrochlorin chelatase produces the protein MIVLAGHGSRSAEANAALEALAAQVAARLGSPVVPGFLEMTEPTIPAAIDGAVAAGARRVVVLPYFLHPGMHVRRDLVEIVEAARARHPGVTFELSEFLGGRPEIADVLTSLARSALGSG, from the coding sequence GTGATCGTCCTCGCCGGCCACGGCAGCCGTTCCGCCGAGGCGAACGCGGCGCTCGAAGCGCTTGCGGCCCAGGTCGCCGCGCGGCTCGGATCGCCGGTCGTCCCCGGGTTCCTCGAGATGACCGAGCCGACGATCCCGGCGGCGATCGACGGCGCGGTCGCGGCCGGCGCGCGGCGCGTCGTCGTCCTGCCGTACTTTCTGCACCCGGGGATGCACGTCCGGCGCGATCTGGTGGAGATCGTCGAGGCCGCCCGGGCGCGGCATCCCGGAGTGACGTTCGAACTTTCCGAGTTCCTGGGCGGCCGGCCCGAGATCGCCGACGTGCTGACGTCGCTCGCGCGCAGCGCGCTCGGCTCCGGCTGA